From Passer domesticus isolate bPasDom1 chromosome 5, bPasDom1.hap1, whole genome shotgun sequence, the proteins below share one genomic window:
- the LOC135301449 gene encoding inositol 1,4,5-trisphosphate receptor-interacting protein-like 1 codes for MGAATQGPSKVTLALYCLGKRVVQYPQPVGDGLDKATRLRMEVRAKLQEEERIRLEREVEQLALKQGSLRRQEHEEGSDDVYEEEVENVDANEEGVGNEEEGDNDVDGEENNNDDGNAQEADNAAANEEGAAANEEGAAANEVGNEAANAANINDVGNEAEEYRDRADNFGRIIMERIQWPEQDLEKGCAWTTTLMKHFAYYFRRVLSDSFYPVLHGAIGVGSAFEGWSPREQDVVYQVLIPMTPPRGHSFHLELGTAGQRRLRNFHIRVQQECTCTREQQDDNTLCFLHHPEEELRGCQDPSLLDTLCTGCYLDVQKTARWFYQLVKAIWPALPQSHQWHLVLLPSRRSCRFKVTNGTESYQIEMLFGVRQGNSDVFASSQPRQAHTSSTIWPESYAVAEMKFFRYIARRAPPDSLHLKCLQFFTRLQLGLGFSTYTMKTIVMHILSVLPVSQWRRRHFVRRLMDISESLRTCVEVRRLNHFIVGNQRLPEGIHLPPEVLMAGSCNLFHDLVMDPVAHSQAMSQYVDLHQWFKRILKNEQ; via the exons ATGGGGGCAGCTACACAAGGCCCCAGCAAGGTAACGCTGGCCCTGTATTGCTTGGGCAAGCG TGTAGTCCAGTACCCACAGCCCGTGGGTGATGGCTTGGACAAGGCGACACGTCTGCGAATGGAGGTGCGTGCCAAGctccaggaagaggagaggattcGTCTGGAGCGGGAGGTGGAGCagctggccctgaagcagg ggagcctgaggagacaggagcatgaagaaggaagtgatgatgtatatgaagaggaagtggaaaatgtggatGCAAACGAAGAAGGTGTCGGAAACGAAGAAGAAGGAGACAACGAcgtggatggggaggaaaacaacaatgatgatggcaatgcacaggaagccgacaatgctgctgcaaatgaagaaggtgctgctgcaaatgaagaaggtgctgctgcaaatgaagttggcaatgaggctgcaaatgcagcaaacaTCAATGATGTTGGAAATGAAGCGGAAGAATACCGTGATCGTGCCGATAACTTTGGAAGAATCATAATGGAGCGCATACAGTGGcctgagcaggacctggaaaaaGGATGCGCGTGGACAACAACCTTGATGAAGCATTTTGCATATTACTTTCGACGGGTCTTGTCCGACAGTTTCTATCCAGTGCTGCATGGAGCtatcggggtgggcagtgccttcgAAGGTTGGAGTCCCCGTGAGCAGGATGTTGTGTACCAGGTGCTCATACCCATGACACCTCCCCGAGGACACAGCTTCCAcctagagctgggcactgcagggcagaggcgCTTGAGGAACTTCCACATCCGCGTGCAGCAGGAGTGCACCTgcacgagggagcagcaggatgacaacacgctatgcttcctgcaccaccctgaggaggagctgagggggtgtcaggatcccagcctcctcGATACCCTGTGCACGGGCTGCTACCTGgatgtgcagaaaactgctcGCTGGTTCTACCAGCTGGTGAAAGCAATCTGGCCGGCTTTGCCTCAGTCACACCAATGGCATttagtgctgctgccctccagacGCTCCTGCCGGTTCAAGGTGACCAATGGCACAGAAAGCTACCAGATTGAGATGCTGTTTGGGGTGCGGCAAGGCAACTCAGATGTCTTTGCAAGCAGTCAGCCTAGGCAAGCCCACACCTCAAGCACAATCTGGCCGGAGAGCTACGCCGTGGCCGAGATGAAGTTCTTCAGGTACATCGCCAGGCGGGCTCCCCCTGACAGCTTGCACCTGAAATGCCTGCAATTCTTCACTCGTCTTCAGCTGGGCTTAGGCTTCTCCACctacaccatgaagaccatCGTCATGCACATCCTGAGCGTCTTACCCGTGTCACAGTGGCGCAGGAGACATTTTGTGAGGCGGCTGATGGATATCAGCGAGAGTCTGCGCACGTGTGTGGAAGTGAGACGCCTCAATCACTTCATTGTGGGCAACCAGAGGCTTCCTGAGGGGATCCATTTGCCCCCAGAGGTCCTAATGGCCGGGTCGTgcaatctcttccatgacctggTGATGGATCCGGTTGCCCACTCCCAGGCCATGAGCCAGTACGTGGATCTGCACCAGTGGTTCAAACGGATCCTTAAAAATGAACagtga